The genomic window AGCGCTGGGTAGCTATGTCCGGAAAGGAGAAGCGCTGAAAGCATATAAGCGCGAAGCCCTCCCCAAGATGAGGTATCCCTTCCGCCTTCGGGCGGACTGAAGGCCCCTGGGAGATGACCAGGTTGATAGGCCGGAGGTGTACGTGGGGCAACCCACTGAGCTGACCGGTACTAATCGGCCGTGAGGCTTGACCATAGTTCGCCCCGCCTTTGCGAGTTTACCGGATCGTTTGTCAGGATCGGGTCGATCCCGATCCATCCCTCCAGGCAGATCCCTCTGTGCCGTAGCCTAATCAGACGATTACAAAACGGTCTTTCGGGTGGGCTCAACCTGCTGTATGCGTACAGCGAACCGCTCAGAAAGCCGTTGATCGTATAGACACTTCGGCGTATTCTGTGCCCGACAGGCAGCACCTTCAAATGAAGCCAACCGAGGGCGTATGAGGCCACTGAAGCGCATTGCGGTTCTTGCACTCGTCGGACTCTCCTGGCAGGCCGGCTCATCGCGCCTGCTCGCCGAGGACACCAAAGGCAAGTGGCAGTTCGGGTTCGGCCTGTCCTATTTCTCGACGGTCGACTACATCCGGAGCAACGCGGATCTCGCGATCGCGAGCGGGATCGTGGACCAGAACGGCCTGCCGTCCGTCGGCTCTGTAGACGAACGTCCCGACATCAATATCATGAACCAGGCGAGCATCCGGGATAATTTCAAGCTGGATTTCAGCGCCAGCTACGGTCTGACCCGCTGGCTTGCCGTCGAGGCCGCCGCCTCCTACATGAAGGCTCCGGTCGGCAACATCGAGTTCTACACCCGGAACGTGACCCAGGGGATCTCCTCGCCGAACGATACGCTGGTCGGCGCCTGCGGCCCCGATCCGGCGAACGCGGCCGATTGCTGGGAATGGACCGCGCAGCTCCCCGACGATGTGAAGAAGAACACGTTTCTGCCGGTCGGGACGATCACGGAAATGCCCATCCACCTGAGCGGCCTGGTCCGCTTCCGCCCGGAGAGTCCGCTCGATCCTTACATCGGTCTGGGTGTGGGCTACATCGTGACCAATCTCAAGAAGGGGGATGAGTTCAATCGGACCGCGGCGTTCATCAGCGATCCCAGCTTCCGGGTCACGGTCGCGGACGAAGGGGAATACAACATCAACAACCGCTGCCGGCGCGAGAACGGCGGGAACTGCACCGATTTCAATCCCGGTCCGCTCGAGGCGAACGTCAAGAACTCCTGGGAGTGGCACGCCGTGGGCGGCGTGGATTATTACATGACCGATCACACCTCGGTCTACGTCGATGCGCGCTACGTCTGGACGAGCGGATCGATCGATATCCGTACCGACGACGCGCACCAGGTGCGCTTCGCCGTCATCGATCAGGGCCGGCTCATCCTCCAGCAGCAGGGCTCGGTCAACCAGCCGTTCCTGTGGGAGGACATCGGCGTGCCGGCGAACCAGGACTTCCACGAAAAGTGCCCGGAGTGCCAGAACGACGGCATGCTCGAGACCGAGGACAAGAACATGAGCGGGGCGCTCGACGCAATCTGCGATCCCACTACAGGCGTGTTCTGCGAGGATGAGGGATTCCTGTACCAGCTGCCTCCGGGGTCACGCACCTTCACCAAGAACGAGATGGGAGAGGCGGTGCGGATCCCCTGTGACCGATGCGCGCACAATGGTCTTCTCGACACGGAGGACGCCAACGGCAACGGCTACCTCGATCGGTTCCTGATCTACGGGGTCGACATCTGCACGACGCCCCAGGGGGGCGGAAATCCTCGCTGCCAATGCGGCCGTCCGGGGCTGCCTGCGTGCCCCACGACCGCCAACTACATCTGGCCGGAGGGGTGCCCGCAGCGCCCCGACCAGCTCGGCCCGTTCGCCCAGCTCAAGGAATCCGGCTGTCCGGCGTTCCCGAGAAATTCCGACGGGAGCTTCGCCAGTTTCGGATCGACCGCGAGAGACAATGCGGCCGACACCTACATCATCCAGGGAGGCCGCATCCGGATGGGCGGGTTCGCGCTGGGTTTCGGGTTCAAGTTCTCTTTCTAGAGATTGTGTGATAGAGTTTCGCGCGGTCTGATAAGTTTCCCGGCGACCATAGCGGAGGGGTCACACCCGTTCCCATTCCGAACACGGTAGTTAAGCCCTTCAGCGCCGATGGTACTGCGCTGGCAACGGCGTGGAAGAGTAGGACATCGCCGGGATAAATTCTGAAGCCCGTGGGTTTTCCCACGGGCTTCTTCACTTTCTGGCCGATCCCGCGATACAATGCGGGCGACGACCTCCTATCCGTAGAGGCCTTTCATGTCCGGGCATTCGAAGTGGCACACCATCAAGCACAAGAAGGGGGCGGCCGATGCCAAGCGTGGCCGCGTCTTCACAAAACTGATCAAGGAGATCACCGTGGCGGCGCGCGTCGGTGGCGGCGACCCGGAGGGGAATCCGCGCCTGCGCACCGTCGTCCTCGCGGCGAAGGCCGCCAACATGCCGAAGGACAATATCGAAAAGGCCATCAAGAAGGGGACCGGTGAGCTCCCGGGCGTTTCGTACGAGGAGGTCTCGTACGAAGGATACGGTCCCGGCGGCGTCGCAGTCTATCTACAAACCCTGACCGACAACCGCAACCGGACGCTTCCCGAGATTCGTCACCTGTTTTCCAAGTTCGGTGGAAACCTCGGGGAGAGCAACTGCGTCTCGTGGATGTTCGAAAAGAAGGGCTACATCGTCATCCCCAAGGACAAGGCATCCGAGGAAGCCCTTCTCGAGGTCGTCCTGGACGCGGGGGGGGACGACGTCCGGGACGACGGCGGGAACTGGGAGGTTCTGTCTCCGCCCGAACGGTTGCATGCCGTCAACGAGGCGCTGTCCGGGAAGGGGATCCCGGCGACGTCCGCCGAGATCTCCATGGTCCCGAAGAATACGGTCAAGATCGAAGGCAAGAAGGCCCAGCAGCTGCTCTCGATGATGGAAGCCCTCGAGGAGCACGAAGACGTCCAGAATGTCTGGGCGAACTTCGACATCGACGAGGCGGAGATCACCGAGCAGCGGGCAGCATCCTGATCGTCGATGCTCATTCTTGGCATCGATCCCGGATCCGTCGTGACGGGCTACGGGGTCGTCGAGAGCGGCACAGGAAGCCTGCGGGCCTTGGCGCACGGCGCGATCATCCCACCCCCTGAACTTTGCTTCCTCGATCGTCTGCCGTACATCGCCGCCGCCATCGAGGAGCTGGTCCACAGGGTCGCACCGGACGGGGCGGCCGTCGAGGACGCATTTCACGCCCGCAACAGCCGGGTGGCCCTCAAGCTGGGGTGCGTCCGGGGAGTCGCAATCCTGCCGATCATGAAGGCCCGCGTGCCGGTCTACGAATACGCGCCCCGGCTGGTCAAGAAGGCCGTGACCGGAAGCGGTGCTGCGGACAAGGACCAGGTTCGCCGGATGGTCCGGCTCCTTCTGGGACTCGGCGCGGCGCCCCTCATCCTGGACGCATCCGACGCTCTGGCGGTCGCCATCTGCCACGCGCATGCCCTGCCCTTCCATCGAATCCGGGAAAGCGCCGCGCAAGCCTGAAGCCATGACAGGAAGACGTGCAGCGGCCATCCTCCTGGGCGTCTCGGCGCTCGTCGTGGCGGCGACCGCCGCGTTCGTCGTGCGCGTCCGCCCGGGGGACCTCGCCCTCGTCTCCTGGCGCGGCGGTGGAACACCCGATCTCAGGATGCCGGGCTATTCGCTGCGGCTGCCGATACTGCAGCGCGTGCAGATCTTCCCGCAGGGCGCGGTCGCCGTGACGGCCACGCTCACCGCCGCCTCTCGCGAGGGGAGCGCCCTCGACATTCCGTACACTCTGAAGGTGTGGCCGGACCGCCAAACTCTCCTGTCCCTGCAGGTCGATGGCGGGGAGGGGGGTGTGACGGCGGCTGTGCGGGCGCTCGTCGAGGAGCAGCTGAAGAAGGCCGCGGCGTCCACCGGCATATACGAGCTGGCCTCCGGGACGGCGAGCGGCGCCATCGTCGCTTTCACGAAGAGGGCGCTGCAGGAGAAGGTCGGTCCGAGTCTCCAGATCTCCCTAGGGAAACCGGTCCTGCCGCCCGAGGTGCGCGCTTCCTTCGAGCGGGCGACGATCTACGGCCGCCGCGTCGAGACCGGCGCGCGCGTCGTCCTCGTCGGAATCGACGCAGGGGACTGGGACCCGATCGATGCGCTCGCCGCGCGCGGGAGGTTGCCGAACCTGTCACGCCTTAAGGCGCAGGGGGCCTGGGCCCGCCTCCGTTCGAACGTCCCGACGCTGTCTCCGCTCCTGTGGACCACCGTGGCCACCGGAAAGACGCCCGATCGGCACGGGATCAACGATTTTCTGGTCATCGATCCCCGCACCGGCCGGATGGTACCAATCAATTCGACCTTCCGTCGCGCCAAGGCGATGTGGAACATCCTCACGGAGGCCGGGCTATCCTCCGACTTCATCGCCTGGTGGGCCACCTGGCCGGCGGAGAGCATCCAGGGTCACCTCATCTCCGACCGTGTCGCCTACTCCACCTTCGATCTCTCCGGACCGAAGCAGGGGCGGGGTGCCGTCTATCCACCGGACTATGCCTCCGTGGTCGATACGCTGCGGGTCTCCGAGGCCTCGGTGAGCTACCCCCAGATAGCCCGGTTCCTGCACATCACCCCTGCCGAGTTCGAGCGGGCGCGCGCGGCGGCATCGCGGCGCCATGGCCTCTCCGAGATGGATCAGTCGATCGACGTCATGACCCGGGTTCTGGCAGCCACCGAAACGTACCGGCGGATCGCGCTCGACCTGCTCGCGCGCGAGTCTTCTGCGGGCTCGCCGGTGCGCTTGTTCTCCGTCTATTTCGAGGGGGTCGACGAAGTGAACCACCGCTTCGCGCATTGCTCACCGCCCCAGGCGCAGCTCTGCCCCGAGGGCGACTACAGGCGCTTCAAGGACGCGGTTGACGAGTTCTACGTCTACCAGGACCGCATTCTCGGCGACATCCTCAAGGCTGCCCCCGGGGCGACGGTGATCGTGATTTCGGACCACGGATTC from Candidatus Dormiibacterota bacterium includes these protein-coding regions:
- a CDS encoding YebC/PmpR family DNA-binding transcriptional regulator; amino-acid sequence: MSGHSKWHTIKHKKGAADAKRGRVFTKLIKEITVAARVGGGDPEGNPRLRTVVLAAKAANMPKDNIEKAIKKGTGELPGVSYEEVSYEGYGPGGVAVYLQTLTDNRNRTLPEIRHLFSKFGGNLGESNCVSWMFEKKGYIVIPKDKASEEALLEVVLDAGGDDVRDDGGNWEVLSPPERLHAVNEALSGKGIPATSAEISMVPKNTVKIEGKKAQQLLSMMEALEEHEDVQNVWANFDIDEAEITEQRAAS
- the ruvC gene encoding crossover junction endodeoxyribonuclease RuvC, coding for MLILGIDPGSVVTGYGVVESGTGSLRALAHGAIIPPPELCFLDRLPYIAAAIEELVHRVAPDGAAVEDAFHARNSRVALKLGCVRGVAILPIMKARVPVYEYAPRLVKKAVTGSGAADKDQVRRMVRLLLGLGAAPLILDASDALAVAICHAHALPFHRIRESAAQA